The proteins below come from a single Natrinema sp. SYSU A 869 genomic window:
- a CDS encoding alpha/beta hydrolase, translating into MVSRDDLEHGQARVNETKLHYVTAGDGPPLVLLHGWPQTWYEWRDVIPALADEYTVIAPDLRGLGDSETPVSGYDKDTVATDIRELLDHLGHGDEPIALVGHDWGMPTAYAYAAQYRDDVRALCVLEAGLPGINEDEKRKLWHTRFHSVRDLPERLVAGRERLYLDWFYGEGAYDPSAIDDDAREEYVRCYSQAGGLRGGFEYYRAYDTDAEHNRDHAEEPLEMPVLALGGAASFRDLPIRDMKAVATDVEGEVIDRAGHWIPEERPAYFVDRLTRFLADAA; encoded by the coding sequence ATGGTCTCACGTGACGACCTCGAGCACGGACAGGCCCGCGTCAACGAAACGAAACTCCACTACGTGACCGCCGGCGACGGACCGCCGCTGGTGTTGCTCCACGGCTGGCCACAGACGTGGTACGAGTGGCGGGATGTCATTCCAGCGTTGGCCGACGAGTACACCGTCATCGCACCCGACCTCCGGGGGCTGGGCGACTCCGAGACACCGGTCTCGGGGTACGACAAGGACACCGTCGCGACCGACATTCGAGAACTCCTCGACCACCTCGGCCACGGCGACGAACCGATCGCGCTCGTCGGCCACGACTGGGGGATGCCGACGGCCTACGCCTACGCCGCCCAGTACCGCGACGACGTACGCGCGCTCTGCGTGCTCGAGGCCGGACTGCCGGGAATCAATGAGGACGAGAAACGCAAGCTCTGGCACACGCGCTTTCACAGCGTGCGCGACCTCCCGGAGCGGCTGGTCGCCGGCCGAGAGCGGCTCTATCTCGACTGGTTCTACGGAGAGGGGGCGTACGATCCCTCAGCGATCGACGACGACGCTCGCGAGGAGTACGTCCGCTGTTACTCGCAGGCCGGCGGACTGCGGGGCGGGTTTGAGTACTACCGTGCCTACGACACCGACGCCGAGCACAATCGAGACCACGCCGAGGAGCCCCTCGAGATGCCCGTCCTCGCTCTCGGCGGCGCGGCGTCCTTCCGGGACCTCCCGATCAGGGACATGAAGGCGGTCGCGACTGACGTCGAGGGTGAAGTTATCGACCGCGCTGGCCACTGGATCCCCGAGGAACGGCCGGCGTACTTCGTCGATCGACTGACGAGATTCCTCGCGGACGCGGCGTGA
- a CDS encoding aldo/keto reductase: MSDNSITNESDTFEIGGSTVHRLGFGAMRITGKDIIGAPEDEETAREVVRHAVDCGVDLIDTADSYGPAVSERLIGESIGDPDDVLVATKAGLLRNSEGDWIAHGDPDYIRNQVLTSLDRLQTDTIDLYQFHRPDDDTDFEDSVATFAELKDEGFVDAVGVSNVSAELLDQAREQVEVETVQNRYNLNDRGSQEVLEICEDEGIGFIPWAPINGDDLAEHGDLLDEIAENHDATRRQVGLAWLLERADVMLPIPGTSDPDHLESNVAASQLSLSDDEVQRLTEAAD, translated from the coding sequence GTGAGCGACAACTCAATTACAAACGAGAGCGACACGTTCGAGATCGGCGGTTCGACCGTCCACCGGCTGGGTTTCGGTGCGATGCGGATCACTGGTAAGGATATTATCGGCGCGCCAGAGGACGAAGAAACCGCACGCGAGGTCGTCCGGCACGCGGTCGACTGCGGCGTCGACCTCATCGACACGGCCGACTCCTACGGCCCTGCAGTGAGCGAGCGACTCATCGGCGAGTCGATCGGCGACCCCGACGATGTTCTGGTCGCGACTAAGGCCGGTCTGTTGCGCAATAGCGAGGGCGACTGGATCGCTCACGGCGATCCAGACTACATCCGTAATCAGGTCCTCACATCGCTCGACCGGCTCCAGACGGACACGATCGATCTCTACCAGTTCCATCGGCCCGACGATGACACCGACTTCGAGGACTCCGTCGCGACCTTCGCGGAACTCAAAGACGAGGGGTTCGTCGACGCGGTCGGCGTCAGTAACGTCTCCGCGGAACTCCTCGATCAGGCCCGCGAACAGGTCGAAGTCGAAACCGTCCAGAATCGGTACAACCTGAACGACCGCGGGAGCCAAGAGGTGCTTGAAATCTGTGAGGACGAGGGCATCGGCTTCATCCCGTGGGCCCCGATCAACGGCGACGATCTGGCCGAACACGGCGACCTCCTCGACGAAATCGCTGAGAACCACGACGCGACGCGACGACAGGTCGGGCTGGCCTGGCTCCTCGAGCGCGCCGACGTCATGTTGCCCATCCCGGGCACGTCCGATCCCGACCACCTCGAGTCGAACGTCGCGGCCTCGCAGCTCTCGCTGAGCGATGACGAGGTCCAGCGACTGACCGAGGCCGCCGACTGA